One Glycocaulis abyssi DNA window includes the following coding sequences:
- a CDS encoding heme-dependent oxidative N-demethylase subunit alpha family protein, translating into MSSPRPPHTPWRDGPPRFAVGLKPIAPDTWLVPDTEADSLPERRALLADFALTSFEASGAGPAAREAALLATGHLHDAGMDAPEPEEGPPALWQLAHHVSDDLVVMMPGRAGWYVGAAVLTSPTFFSLPHAAGKTLHALHQPVPGGDQLATRIARVFDHVRPGQVLERFNWTLQAGDDRFTPDGAPLRARALAAKPGEAEALLHVRVERQTITKLEDSGAVLFTIRICLDPVAALDAKEKAALGAAWHGADDAARGYKKWAVLDHLVAAALPAP; encoded by the coding sequence AGCCCGCGCCCGCCCCACACGCCCTGGCGCGATGGCCCGCCACGCTTTGCTGTCGGCCTCAAGCCCATTGCTCCTGACACCTGGCTGGTCCCGGATACAGAAGCAGACAGCCTGCCAGAGCGCCGGGCGCTGCTGGCAGACTTCGCCCTGACGAGTTTCGAAGCGTCCGGCGCTGGCCCCGCTGCGCGTGAAGCGGCACTGCTGGCCACCGGCCATCTGCATGACGCCGGCATGGACGCGCCCGAGCCGGAGGAGGGGCCGCCCGCCCTATGGCAGCTCGCCCATCATGTCAGCGATGATCTGGTGGTGATGATGCCGGGCAGGGCTGGCTGGTATGTGGGCGCGGCCGTGCTTACCTCGCCCACCTTCTTCTCCCTGCCTCATGCGGCGGGAAAGACGCTGCACGCACTCCACCAGCCCGTCCCCGGCGGGGACCAGCTGGCCACCCGCATTGCCCGCGTGTTCGACCATGTCCGGCCCGGACAGGTGCTCGAACGCTTCAACTGGACCCTGCAGGCGGGTGATGACCGTTTCACGCCGGACGGCGCCCCCTTGCGCGCACGCGCGCTGGCGGCCAAGCCGGGCGAGGCCGAAGCCCTGCTGCATGTGCGGGTGGAACGCCAGACGATCACGAAACTCGAAGACAGCGGCGCGGTCCTTTTCACCATCCGCATCTGCCTTGATCCGGTGGCGGCGCTGGACGCAAAAGAAAAGGCCGCCCTGGGAGCGGCCTGGCACGGTGCGGATGACGCCGCACGCGGCTACAAGAAATGGGCAGTGCTGGACCATCTGGTGGCCGCAGCACTGCCCGCTCCCTGA